Proteins found in one Cataglyphis hispanica isolate Lineage 1 chromosome 15, ULB_Chis1_1.0, whole genome shotgun sequence genomic segment:
- the LOC126855134 gene encoding growth hormone secretagogue receptor type 1 isoform X2 — protein sequence MRKIHETMPTVAFELNSSYYTTAIGNSALDGFSVIEPENATSALYMLPAYIRTTSMVTCIIVMVLGIIGNLMVPLVVLRGKDMRNSTNIFLVNLSVADLCVLVICTPTVLIEVNSGPQIWPLGKHMCKAVPFVELTVAHASVLTILAISFERYYAICEPLRAGYVCTKARATILCIMAWVAAAVCTSPMVWVSQYREMRMTGHGVAQIVVADVGSDQLVADDQVNRVPVCLTQADTVASVTFFLLLVLLFFVAPFVILVVLYSFIVSHLIRDSSGNTTSDSYHSRARRQVVYMLLTIVISFFVCLSPYRLLIFYIVIAPAEEIAAIDYDTFFGLLNFCRIMFYLNSAGNPILYNLMSSKFRRGFLKLCGLARERGTRLRSTIVGARRIAANHQEDANQQENFL from the exons ATGAGAAAAATTCACGAGACAATGCCTACCGTCGCCTTTGAATTGAATTCGTCCTATTACACGACGGCGATCGGCAACAGTGCGCTCGATGGATTCTCAG TAATCGAGCCGGAGAACGCCACTTCCGCGCTCTACATGCTGCCCGCTTACATCCGAACGACTTCGATGGTGACCTGCATTATCGTGATGGTACTGGGTATAATAGGCAACCTGATG GTGCCGTTAGTCGTTCTGCGGGGTAAGGACATGAGGAACAGCACCAACATCTTCCTGGTCAACCTGAGCGTCGCCGATCTCTGCGTCCTCGTCATCTGCACGCCTACTGTGCTGATCGAGGTCAATTCCGGACCGCAAATTTGGCCCCTTGGCAAGCACATGT gTAAAGCTGTCCCGTTCGTCGAGTTGACTGTGGCACACGCTTCGGTCCTCACAATTTTGGCCATTAGCTTTGAACGATATTATGCCATCTGCGAACCTCTAAGAGCGGG ATACGTTTGCACAAAAGCGCGGGCGACTATCCTTTGTATCATGGCGTGGGTGGCAGCGGCGGTGTGTACAAG CCCGATGGTCTGGGTATCGCAGTATCGCGAAATGAGGATGACAGGTCACGGCGTCGCGCAGATCGTCGTCGCTGACGTCGGGAGCGATCAGCTGGTGGCGGATGATCAGGTGAATCGCGTACCGGTGTGCCTGACGCAGGCCGACACCGTCGCCAGTGTCACGTTCTTCCTGCTATTGGTGTTGCTCTTCTTCGTCGCGCCGTTCGTGATACTCGTGGTCCTATACTCGTTCATCGTCAGCCACCTTATTCGCGACTCGTCCGGCAACACCACCAGCGACTCGTATCACAGCCGTGCCAGGAGACAGGTGGTGTACATGCTGCTGACCATAGTCATAAGCTTCTTCGTGTGCCTGTCGCCCTACCGTCTCCTCATCTTCTACATCGTGATTGCGCCCGCCGAGGAGATAGCCGCGATCGATTACGACACGTTTTTCGGCCTGCTCAATTTCTGCAGGATCATGTTTTATTTGAACAGCGCTGGCAATCCGATACTCTACAATCTGATGAGCAGCAAGTTCAGACGAGGTTTCTTGAAACTGTGCGGTCTCGCGAGGGAGAGAGGCACGCGTCTGAGGAGCACGATCGTCGGCGCGAGGAGAATCGCGGCGAATCATCAGGAGGATGCAAATCAGCAGGAAAACTTTTTGTGA
- the LOC126855134 gene encoding growth hormone secretagogue receptor type 1 isoform X1 has translation MRKIHETMPTVAFELNSSYYTTAIGNSALDGFSVIEPENATSALYMLPAYIRTTSMVTCIIVMVLGIIGNLMVPLVVLRGKDMRNSTNIFLVNLSVADLCVLVICTPTVLIEVNSGPQIWPLGKHMCKAVPFVELTVAHASVLTILAISFERYYAICEPLRAGYVCTKARATILCIMAWVAAAVCTSPILLTVTYEMEENVDGSYVPTCSTPAWSTWMTGFTLTTIVVFFVIPLLILIVLYSVIARHLMANPTISRGPANNLLKYRKQVVLMLGTVVLCFFLCLLPFKAFTLWIIITPPKIIVSLGIEGYYSLLYFCRIMLYLNSAINPILYNLMSTKFREGFLRLCGLGPTRRKKQKTSERTGTYTTGSTNCSSNHSDFWRRHSSNKSCTVKVPCNDQAPTDKQIKLPLLTAVVAGSIVKKKQESYV, from the exons ATGAGAAAAATTCACGAGACAATGCCTACCGTCGCCTTTGAATTGAATTCGTCCTATTACACGACGGCGATCGGCAACAGTGCGCTCGATGGATTCTCAG TAATCGAGCCGGAGAACGCCACTTCCGCGCTCTACATGCTGCCCGCTTACATCCGAACGACTTCGATGGTGACCTGCATTATCGTGATGGTACTGGGTATAATAGGCAACCTGATG GTGCCGTTAGTCGTTCTGCGGGGTAAGGACATGAGGAACAGCACCAACATCTTCCTGGTCAACCTGAGCGTCGCCGATCTCTGCGTCCTCGTCATCTGCACGCCTACTGTGCTGATCGAGGTCAATTCCGGACCGCAAATTTGGCCCCTTGGCAAGCACATGT gTAAAGCTGTCCCGTTCGTCGAGTTGACTGTGGCACACGCTTCGGTCCTCACAATTTTGGCCATTAGCTTTGAACGATATTATGCCATCTGCGAACCTCTAAGAGCGGG ATACGTTTGCACAAAAGCGCGGGCGACTATCCTTTGTATCATGGCGTGGGTGGCAGCGGCGGTGTGTACAAG TCCGATATTGCTAACGGTAACCTACGAGATGGAGGAGAACGTCGACGGTTCGTACGTCCCCACTTGTTCAACGCCAGCTTGGTCGACGTGGATGACGGGCTTCACTCTGACGACGATCGTGGTATTCTTCGTGATTCCCCTGCTGATCCTGATAGTCCTTTATTCGGTGATCGCGAGACACCTGATGGCGAATCCGACAATAAGTCGCGGACCGGCGAACAATCTGCTTAAGTATCGCAAGCAGGTGGTCCTGATGCTGGGCACGGTGGTGCTGTGCTTCTTTCTGTGCCTGCTACCCTTTAAAGCTTTCACCCTCTGGATCATCATCACGCCACCCAAGATAATCGTCTCGCTCGGCATAGAGGGCTACTACAGCCTTCTGtatttttgtagaataatGCTGTACTTGAACTCGGCGATCAATCCGATCCTTTACAATTTGATGTCGACGAAATTCAGGGAGGGTTTCCTCAGACTGTGCGGCCTAGGGCCTACGAGACGGAAAAAGCAGAAGACGTCGGAACGTACGGGCACCTATACGACCGGATCGACCAATTGCAGCAGCAATCACTCGGACTTTTGGCGAAGACACAGCAGCAACAAGAGCTGCACCGTCAAAGTACCATGCAACGATCAAGCACCTACGGACAAACAGATTAAATTGCCTTTGCTTACCGCCGTCGTGGCCGGTAGTATCGTTAAGAAGAAGCAGGAAAGTTACGTTTGA